A genomic window from Egibacteraceae bacterium includes:
- a CDS encoding fumarylacetoacetate hydrolase family protein: MRIARVARPDGPEFGVVRDDHVVLIAGHPFTEFRLTNQAAPLDKVRLLAPIIPSKILCVGKNYADHAAEMGGEVPVEPLIFSKPATAVIGPGEPIRLPALSEDVQHEAELAVVIGVLTRKVSVDDALGYVFGYTCANDVTARDLQARDGQWTRAKGFDSFCPLGPWIETGIDPATGLGVRCRVNGETRQDGTTGDLVSGVAALVAHCSAFATLLPGDVLLTGTPAGVGPLAAGDTVEVEVDGIGTLSNPVIADE, from the coding sequence GTGCGCATCGCCCGCGTCGCCCGCCCGGATGGACCGGAGTTCGGCGTGGTCCGCGACGACCACGTCGTGCTGATCGCCGGTCACCCCTTCACCGAGTTCCGACTCACCAACCAGGCGGCGCCGCTCGACAAGGTCAGGCTGCTCGCCCCGATCATCCCGTCGAAGATCCTCTGCGTCGGCAAGAACTACGCCGACCACGCGGCGGAGATGGGTGGGGAGGTGCCGGTCGAGCCGCTGATCTTCTCCAAGCCCGCCACCGCGGTCATCGGGCCCGGCGAGCCCATCCGGCTGCCGGCCCTCTCCGAGGACGTCCAACACGAGGCGGAGCTCGCGGTCGTGATCGGCGTGCTGACCCGCAAGGTGTCCGTCGACGACGCGCTCGGCTACGTGTTCGGCTATACGTGCGCCAACGACGTGACCGCCCGGGACCTGCAGGCCCGCGACGGGCAGTGGACGCGTGCGAAGGGCTTCGACTCGTTCTGCCCGCTGGGACCGTGGATCGAGACCGGGATCGATCCGGCAACCGGGCTCGGCGTGCGCTGCCGGGTCAACGGCGAGACCCGCCAGGACGGAACCACGGGCGATCTGGTGTCCGGGGTCGCGGCGCTGGTCGCCCACTGCTCGGCCTTCGCGACCCTGCTGCCGGGTGACGTCCTGCTGACGGGGACCCCGGCGGGCGTGGGTCCCCTCGCCGCCGGCGACACGGTCGAGGTCGAGGTCGACGGCATCGGTACGCTGTCGAACCCTGTCATCGCCGACGAGTGA